Genomic DNA from Proteobacteria bacterium CG1_02_64_396:
GAGTGGGTGGCGTCCATGATGGTCGGGCAGCCTAGGGCCGACATCTCGGCAAAGGAGCGAAAATCGACCACCAGATTGTTGTAACCGAAGGTGGTCCCCCGCTCGGTCAGCCACAGATCGCCCGCCCCTGCGACGGCGCGCGCCTTGCCGACCACCGGTTTCATATCCCAGGGGGCCATGAACTGACCCTTTTTGATGTTGACCGTCTTGCCGGTCGCCACCGCCGCCTGCACCAGGTCGGTCTGGCGACACAAAAAGGCGGGGATTTGCAGCACGTCGAGCGTGCCTGCCGCCGCCGTCACGTCGCCGAGGTCATGCACGTCCGACAGAACCCTCAAGCCGAACTCCGACTTTACCCGTTCTAAAATGCGCAGCCCCTCCTCCCGCCCCGGCCCCCGGAAGGAGCTGGCGGAGGTGCGGTTGGCCTTGTCGAACGAGGATTTGTAATAGAAGTCGAGCCCGAGCCGTTCGGCGATCCCCTTCAGGGTTTCGGCGGTCGACAGGGCCAGATCGAGGGTTTCGATGACGCAGGGGCCGGCGATCAGTATCAACGGTTTCACGCCTGCTCCCGCCGCTCGCGCTCGGTCACCGCCGCTTTAACGAAGGCGACGAACAGGGGATGGGGCTGGAAGGGACGACTCTTGAATTCGGGGTGGAACTGGCAGGCGACGAACCAGGGATGGACCGTCTCACACAGCTCTACCACCTCAACCAAGGTGGCGTGCTCGCCAGGGTAGGTGCCCGAGACAATCAAACCAGCCGCCTCAAGCTTTTCGCGATACAGGTTGTTGAATTCGAAGCGGTGGCGGTGGCGTTCGGAGACCTGCACAGCTCCGTAGGCCTTCCCCGCCTGACTGCCGGTCTTGAGCTGGCAGGGATAGGCCCCCAAACGCATGGTGCCGCCCAGATCGCTCTTGGCGTTGCGTTCGACCACGTCGCCCCCTCTTTCCCAGCGCGTCATCAGGTCGATCACCGAATCGGGACCGGTGGGGCTGAACTCGGAGGAGTCGGCATCGATGATCCCCGCCACGTTGCGGGCGTATTCGATCACCGCCAGTTGCATGCCCAGACAAATCCCCAAGAAGGGGATCTTGCGCAGCCGAGCATGGTGAATCGCGGCGATTTTCCCTTCGATCCCCCGTTCCCCAAACCCGCCGGGGACCAATACCGCATCGACCCCCTCAAGGTACCCCCCCGCCCCTTGATCGAGCAGGTCCTCGGCATCGACATAGAGAATGTCGACCCCCGCCTGATTGGCGACCCCGGCGTGGATCAACGCCTCGTGGATCGACTTGTAGGCGTCGGCCAGTTCGACATATTTGCCCACCACCGCCACCCGCGCCCGGCGGGTGGGATAGCGAATCGCCTGGACCAGGTTTTCCCAGGCGGTCAGGTTGGGCTCCTGCTGACTGGGCATACCGAGCAGGTCGAGCACCTTGGCGCCGAAACGCTCCCGGTAGAGCGCCATGGGGACGGCATAGATGGTGTCGACGTCGATGGCGGCCAAGACGTTGTAGGTCTCGACGTTGCAGAACAGACCGATCTTGCGCCGCTCGCTGGCGGGAATGTCGCGGTCGCTGCGGCAGACCAGAATGTCGGGCTGAATACCGATGGCCCGCAGCTCCTTGACCGAGTGTTGGGTCGGCTTGGTTTTGAGCTCCCCCGCCGAAGAGATGTAGGGGACCAGGGTCAGGTGAACGCAGACGGTGCGGTTGCGCC
This window encodes:
- a CDS encoding 3-deoxy-8-phosphooctulonate synthase, with the protein product MKPLILIAGPCVIETLDLALSTAETLKGIAERLGLDFYYKSSFDKANRTSASSFRGPGREEGLRILERVKSEFGLRVLSDVHDLGDVTAAAGTLDVLQIPAFLCRQTDLVQAAVATGKTVNIKKGQFMAPWDMKPVVGKARAVAGAGDLWLTERGTTFGYNNLVVDFRSFAEMSALGCPTIMDATHSVQLPGGQGSCSGGQREFVPTMVKAAMAVGADGLFMETHPNPDQALCDGPNSWPLDQMQGLLETALRIREAAIQ
- a CDS encoding CTP synthase, whose amino-acid sequence is MPLPKFVFVTGGVVSSLGKGIAASSLAALLEARGLRVTLAKFDPYLNVDPGTMSPYQHGEVFVTDDGAETDLDLGHYERFTRATMGQRNNVTTGRIYSQVIAKERRGDYLGGTVQVIPHVTDAIKERMLAVGEGVDIAIVEIGGTVGDIESQPFLEAIRQLRHDLGRNRTVCVHLTLVPYISSAGELKTKPTQHSVKELRAIGIQPDILVCRSDRDIPASERRKIGLFCNVETYNVLAAIDVDTIYAVPMALYRERFGAKVLDLLGMPSQQEPNLTAWENLVQAIRYPTRRARVAVVGKYVELADAYKSIHEALIHAGVANQAGVDILYVDAEDLLDQGAGGYLEGVDAVLVPGGFGERGIEGKIAAIHHARLRKIPFLGICLGMQLAVIEYARNVAGIIDADSSEFSPTGPDSVIDLMTRWERGGDVVERNAKSDLGGTMRLGAYPCQLKTGSQAGKAYGAVQVSERHRHRFEFNNLYREKLEAAGLIVSGTYPGEHATLVEVVELCETVHPWFVACQFHPEFKSRPFQPHPLFVAFVKAAVTERERREQA